In the genome of Natronorubrum daqingense, the window GGCACGATCACCGGCAAGAGCGGCAGTGCTAGGATAACGAGAATCGCGGCCATGATGTACCCGAACGCCGACATCTGGAAGTTCGGCCCGTAGCCCGTCGACTCGCCGACTCGTGTAGACATACGTTACAGTTCGAACCAGTCGCTATTCGGTCTTGCGGTCTCGAGACTCCGTGCTATCGACCGGGAACCCACCGAAGCCACCCATTCGCGTACTCCGCTCTCCCCCCACACTCCGCTCACTCCGGTCAGTCCTCGAGAACGTCCGCCGAGTCGTCCTGCGGTCGATAGTTCAACTCGAGCATCGTCTCCGTCAGCGAGAGGAACCGCTCGGCGTTGTTCGAGATTCCGTGTGCGGTCAGCGGCGAGGACTCGAGGGTCGTCGTCGCTGCGGCGTCCATCAGCCGCTGGCAGTCGCCGGGGCTGAGCCACATCGCTCGCGCGTAGCGTTCGCCCGAGGCGTCCCGGTCGGCGAGTTCGTCCTCGAGTTCGTCCGTAGAGAGCAACCAGCCGATTCGCAGGTTGATCACGTCGAGTCCGTGGCGGTTCGCGTAGTAGTGGCCCATCGCCTCGCCGAAGACCTTCGTGACGCCGTAGTACGTGTCGGGGTCCATCGCCTCCGCTGGGCGGACGGTTCGTGGCGAACCCACGGTGGACTCCGGACGGACGGACGACACCGTGTTCTGCATGTTCACCGCGTGGTTTGAACTCGCGAAGACGACTCGCTGGACGTCGTTCTGGACGGCAGCTTCGAAGGCGTTGTAGACTCCCTCGATGTTCGGCCCGGAGAGTGCGTCCCACTCGGCCCGCGGATCCGGATTCGCCGCGAGGTGGATCAACACGTCCTCGTCCTCGAGCGCGCCGACGAACGCCTCGCGGTTCGCGACGTCGATCGGCGTCGTCTCGAGGTCTTCACTTTCGCTGTGTGAAAACAGGCTGAGTTCGACGTCCGTGTCTTCGAAGGCTTCGATGGTCTCTCGGCCGACCCGACCTGATGCACCAGTGATGGCGATAGTCGTCATTACCGAAATAGACACGGAGCGGGTTAAAATAGGTCGGGCCGGCGCGTTCTGGGACCGAAGAGACGCCCCTTTCACGCCCGTGACACGTCGAAGACAACGGTCCCAAACCTACTTGACCCGTGGTTCACCACTACGTACGCATGCCCCCTGGTGATGGTCGGGATCCTGAAACCGTCCGCGCGACCGAAACGTCTTTCGAGGTTATCGACTGTGTTCAGGCCCATCAGGGTGCAACGTTGTCGACGGTCGCAAACGACCTCGGGAAAGCAAAGAGCACCGTCCACCGACACGTGAAAACCCTCGAGGAACTGGGGTATCTCACGCGAACTGGCAACGAGTTGTACGTCGGGCTTCGCTTCTTGAAACTCGGCGAGACGGCACGAACTCGCGAGGACGAGTACCAACTTGCCGCGGAGAAAGTCGACGAGTTCGCACGCAAGACGAACGAACGAGCCCAGTTCATCGTCGAAGAGGGGGGATACGGTATCTGCGTTTTCAGAGCATCCGGCGATCAGGCCGTCGATACCGAACCACGCGTCGGTTCGCGAATGCCCCTCCACGCCACGGCTGCCGGTCGAGCGATCCTCGCGTTCGAGACGGACGACGCACTCGAGCGGGTAATCGAGCGACAGGGACTCCCCGCCTACACCGAAGAGACGATCACCGACGAAGCGACGCTTCGAACCGAACTCGAGGAAACGAAAGAACGTGGGTACGCGATCAACCGGAACGAACACATCGACGGGCTGACCGCGTTCGGCGCTCCGGTTCGTGGCGCGGACGACGAGATTATCGGCTCGTTCAGTATCTCCGGGCCGACGCACCGCTACGACGGCGGCAAAGAAGACGAAATTATCTCCATCCTGCAGGGAACGACGAACGAACTCGAGTTGAACATTCGATACGGCGACGCGGTCGATTCCTGAGCGAAAAATAACGATCGATTGCGGGCTACGCGGGAAGCGCCGGCGTCTCGAGTGAGTCGGACTCCGCGACGAGTTCTTCGAGTAGCCGCGCACAATCGATCGCAACCCCATCGTCGTGACGCGGCGCGACGACTTGCACGCTAATCGGGAGTCCGTCGGCCTCGTCGACGGGGAGCGAGACGGCCGGGTTTCCGGTCAGGTTGAACGGTGCCGTATTGCCGAGCACGTCGAACAATCGATTGTGCGCGGATACGTCCCCCCGCTCGGGCGGGAGTGTGCGAAGCGTCGGGACGAGGAGCGCGTCGACTCGGTCGAACGCGGCCTCGAGACGGCGTCCAAAGGCCTCTGCCTCGAGACGACCCGCGACGTACGAGTCGCCGTCGGTCTCCGCATCGAGCGTCGCGGAGGGGAGCACCCGTTTTGCCACGTGATCGCTGAACCCGTCGTCGTCGACGAATTCCTGGAGCGCACGCGACCAGCGACGCGCGTACGTCGACCCGTTTCCGCGAACGAGCCCGCGCTGTCGAAGGTACCACGCGAACTCCGTGGCCCCGACGAGCAGGTAGGCGTCTTCGATAGCGCCGAGGTCGACGGAGACCTCCTCGAGTTCGAGTTCGGACGCGGACTCGGCTTCGCCACACAACGAGCGAACGCCACGTGTAACGGTCTCCGAACACTCCTCGAGGAATTCCGTTACGACGCCAACGGTGAACGTCTCGTCCGAATCGGCGGCGACTGTCCGCGATTCGCTTGGGCTCGAGGGTCGTCCGAACGAATCGTTGCCGTCGTCGCTGATGACCGAGAGCGCGTCGGCAGCCGTTTCGACGGAGCGAGCGAGCGGACCGACGGTGTCGAGTGAGGGTGCGAACGGGACCACGCCGTGCGTCGAGACGGTGTCGAACGTCGGCTTGACGCCGACCACGCCACAGCAGGCGGCCGGAATGCGAACGCTGCCGCCCGTGTCCGTCCCGAGGGCCACGTCCGCCAACCCTGCCGCGACGGCGACGCCGCTGCCACTCGAGGAGCCACCCGGAACGCGATCCGCAGCGAGCGGGTTCCACACGTCAGCTCGGCCGCTAAACTCGCCGGTCGGTCCGAACGCGAAGGCGTCCATATTGGCCTTCCCGAGGAGGTCGCCTCCGGCCTCGAGCAGTCGTTCGACGACGGTCGCGTCGAACCCGGGAACGTGCTCGAAGCCCGCCGAGCCACAGGTGAGCCCGAGGTGCTCGACGGCGATGTTGTCCTTGACGACGATTCGGTGATCGGCGAGTGGACCATCCGTTTCGCGCGTTCGTGGTGTCTCGAAGCCGTCGAGGAGCGCTCCGTACTCGTCCTCGAGGGGTGACCCCGTCCGTTCGACAGTGCGTTCGGAGTCGTCGCTCACGCCCGCAGCGATGTCGGCGAGTCGGTCGGCCGACTCGCGACAGTCCGCGATATCGTCGTCGTTCAGATCGAACGCCAACGATTCGGCCATCGTTTCGATGTCGTCGCTCACGATTGCCCTCCGGCCGCCGAGTCGTCGTCGAAGTTGTCCACGTCGTACAGTACCCGTAACAGCACGTAGATCGTGCTCAGCGAGACCAGCGTGCCGACGAGCCAGATCGTCCACATGAGTGTTGCCATCGTTAGTCACCTCCGAGGGTGGCGTCAGTTTGCTCCTCGAGTTGTGCACCGCGTTCGTCCGTGATCGCTGAATCGTCCATCTGTGCGACGCCGTCTTCTTGTTCCGTGAGCGCGCTGACGACGATCATCACGGCAGTCGCCAGCAACAGCGCGTAGGTCCCACGGACGAAGACGCTCGGAGTGCTTGCTGTAAAGTGAATGACGATATAGCCGAAGACGCCGACGACCATCGACACCTGCGCGCCGATCCGGGTCACGAAGTTCGGGAAGTAGATGCCGAGCATCACCGGCGGAACGGTCGCCGCGGCGACGCCGGAGATGCCGATCCAGATGAGTTCGCCGATGTTCCAGGGGGCCGTCAGCGCGATGGCGAACGAAACCGCACCGATCGCAAGCACCGACGCTTGAGCAAGGTACCGCGAGAAGACGTCTGCACGGTCTTCGTCCATGTCGACGTACTCCTCTTCGACGAGGTACTTGAGGAAGATGTCGTTCGCAATCGCCGTCGAAAGGACGATAAAGAGACCATCAGTCGTCGACAGCGCCGCGGCCAGAATCACCAGGCCGAGGAACGCCGCGATGATCGCCGGCATGTACTCCATCGTGTAGATGAAGATCGCTTCGTCCGCGACCTCGAGGCCCTGATCTAAGGCGAACATGTAGTAGCCGCCGAAGAACGTCAGCAGGAAACAGATCGTCAACACGAGGTAGGTGCCGATCATCTTGCGGAGGTTCCGCGGATCGTCGAGCGCAAGCACCTTATTGAACAACTGCGGCTGTGCCGAGAAGGCGAACTGCAGGATGAATATCGAGAGGATCGCGAACCCGCTGTAGTAGATCGCCGAATTTTCGTTGATCGGTTCGACGAGCGTCGGATCCTGTGACTCGAGTTCGGTGCCGAGGAAGTCGAACATCTCGACGGGCCCCGTTCCGAAGATCCAGAATCCCGAGACGAAGACGATGATACCCATGATGGCCATCAACACCGCCTGGATGGCGTCGGTGTAGACGTCGGCGTACGTCGCACCCGCAATCACGTAGAAGACGACGAGCGACGTGATGATGACGAGTGCGGTCGTCTGGTCGAAGCCGAGTAACACGGTGAAAAACAACGCTCCAGCGTCGAGTTGTGCCGCGATGTAGAAGACGTTGAACATCACCGCGATGCCCGCCCAGACGCGGACGAACTGGCTGCCGTAGAACGCGCCGAGCCAGTCGGGCAACGAGAGCGAGCCTTGGACGACGTTAATCTCACGAACGCGCTTGGCGAAGAGGACTAGTGCGATCGGCGATGCGCCGATCAACGTCAGGAACAGCCACAGATTCGAGAGGCCGTAGTCGTACGACCAGCCGACGTAGCCGACAAATGTCGCCGCGCTGAAAAAGGTCGCTGCGAACGCAGCGCCGAGCGTGTACGGTCCGAGCGTTTCGCTCGCAATCGCGAAATCGGACATGTTGTGTGTCTGTGTCCATCCCAGGTATGCGAGTCCGAGGACCACGAGCAAGAAGAGCCCGAGTCCGACCCACAAGTAGGTTTCTAACATGGTGGTTTTTAGCATACAATCTATCCATCATAAATGCTTCTATGAGAATTCAAATATTTCCATCCCATCGTCGCGAATTTGGACGAATTAGGAACAATACGGTCAAATCGTTCGTAGATGGGTTCTCGGTGGTCGCACTTCCCTCCGCTGGCGTTCCACTACGCAGAACAGGTTACTGGTGAATAGTGCCATGCGAGACAATATCAACACTCGAGACGAGTGTTCTCGAGCCCACACGCCAATCGTCGGCATTTCTTCGCCACCGCGTTCCACTCTCGCGAACGTCTCGGGAAATCGTCAATTCTGATACGCGACACCGGGTTCAACCGATCGTGACAGGAACGTCACAATACGTTCGGTCAGACGATTACTCGAGAAACTGATCGAGCGTCGTATCCATTCCGTTTCGAACCTCGCGCACCAGTGCGCCCTCGATGTCCAATCCGAGTACGTCGACGGCTGCCCGGCCAATTCGATCGCGCATTTCCGGCGGCGAGTAGACGCCGAGTCGCCACTGAGAGTATTGAGCGCCCCGAAGCGCGTCGACGAGTGGCGACTGTTGGCCGAGTTGGCGAACGTCGCCGTTGACCAGCACGCGCGTCGTGGACTCCGTCATCGATGGTCGACCCGGAACGTCGAGGATGACGCACTCGGGATCGACGTCTGCGGATGCCGCGATTTCGCGTTCGAACGAGCGAATCTCCTCGTGGTCGGCCTCGATGATCCCGCCGGGAACGTCGTCGATTTCGGCCCACACCGCACGCTTGTACAGATCGCGCTGGTCGAGTCGCCTCGAGAACGTACTCGTCGCTTCACACGAGCGAAGCGCGACGATCAGGTCGTGGTCGTCCATTCGCTGAAGGGCCTCGCCGTCGGTCGCGTTTTCGGGAGACTCGAGGAGGCGCTCGGCCGCCCGTCGGAGCATCGCCTTGCTGATCCGGGCGACGCTGTGGCTGTAGACGGTCGGGTTCATCAATGCCCGGGCGACGAGCAGACTCTCTGCGGCCTGAACGTTCCCCTCGTCGAGGACGAGTTCCTCGTCGGTGAAGGTGAGTTCGCGGACGAGGCGACCGTGGTCGATCGTACCGTAGGGAACGCCCGTGTGGTGGGCGTCCCGGACCAGGTAGTCCATCCGATCGACGTCGAGTTCACCCGAGACGAGTTGGCCGAACCGGCCCTCGCCCGCGACGAGGTTCGCGACGGCGTCCGGCTCGAGGTCGTGCTCGCGAAGCACCTCCCCGACCGCCCCGTCCGAAAGCACGTCGTGGACGTCGTCGTGATAGCGTCCCGTCCGGCGGTGGGTGAGTGACTCGAGGTTGTGGCTGAACGGCCCGTGGCCGACGTCGTGGAGGAGTGCTGCGGCGTGAACGCGCTCGGCCTGCGTTCCGTCGACACCGAGTTGCTCGAGGGCCTCGCAGGCGAGGTGGTAGACGCCGAGGCTGTGCTCGAAGCGCGTGTGATTCGCGGACGGGTAGACGAGCGAAACCGTCCCGAGTTGGCGAATATTCCGCAGGCGCTGGAGGGCTGGCGTATCGAGGAGGTCGCGCGCCACGCCGTCAACCTGAATGTGATCGTGGACGCTGTCCTTGATCGTCGTCATAGCCCGTCTTTGGCCCCTCTCGCACAAAAAGTATCGTGTGCAGAATATGTCGATTCGCTCTCGAGTCGGGACCCTACTGGCAGACAGCAGGCAGCGAGTGTCCGTCGTCGACGTAAAAGCTGCCGTCACCTGACGCGTCGAAACTTACCCTCACTGGTCTCGTCAGTTTGGTTCGGAATGACTGAACTTACCGTCCCGCCGGATGCCGACGAAGAGCGCGCCGCCGACCTCGTCCGCGAACACGTCTCGGTCGGCGACACCGTCGAAATCTGGGAGCGAGAACGAACGGACGCCGACGACCCCGAGCATTCGGGTGTGGTGACGGGGTTCGAGACGGGCTACCTCGAAATAGAGGGGGACTCACCCGAGGAAAAGAGCGTTCGCTACGACGAAATCGACACCGTCATTCGCGCCCAGACGGACGACGAGACGCCGGATAGTGGCCCCTACTCCTGATCACTCGAGCGTGATCCACTCGCCGCGTTCGTCGCTTCGTTCGACTGCGTCGAGGACGCGCTGGGCTGCGAGTCCGTCCTCGAAGCTAGGTTCGAACCGATTCCCCTCCGCGACTGCGCGCAGGAATTCGTAGTTTTCGTGGACGAAGGTGTGCTCCCAGCCGAGGACGTGTCCCGGCGGCCACCAGTGGTCGACGTAGGGATCGTCCTCGTCGGTGATCAACACCGTCTCGTAGCCCCGGTTCTCGTCGTCCCGAAGGATCTCGAGTTCGTTCAATCGCTCGAGTGAGAACCGCAGGCTCCCCTCGGAGCCGTGGATCTCGACCGTGTGATCGTTCTTGTGGCCGGCCGCGACGCGCGTGCCCTCGAGGACGCCCGTCGCTCCGCTGGCGAACTCGAGTTGGCCGGTGTAGGCGTCGTCGACCGTCACCGGCCGCGTCTCCTCTTCCTCACCGGGGACGGGCCGCTCGTCGACGAACGTTTGGAGCTGCCCGCTGACTCGCTCTATCTCGCCCGCGAGGTCGTCGCTGCCGACCAGAAACCGGAGCAGATCGACCGTGTGCGAGCCGAGATCACCGAGCGCGCCGGACCCGGCCAGTTCCTCGTCGTTTCGCCACGACCACGGCGCGTCGGGGTCGACTAACCAGTCCTGGAGGTAGCGCCCGCGGACGTGTCGAATCTCGCCGAGTTCGCCCGCCTCGAGCAACTCCTTCGCGTACTGAATCGCCGGCACGAATCGGTAGTTGAACGCGCAGCCAGCGGGGACGTCCTCGCCCGCCTCGCGTGCTGCGTCGGCCATCGACTCCGCTCGCTCGAGCGTCGGTGCCAGCGGTTTCTCACAAAAGACCGGCGTCCCGGCCTCGAGCGCCGCGATCGACGGCTCCGCGTGGACGTGGTTCGGACCGAGATTGTAGAAGACGTCGACCTCGTCGACGACGTCGGCCCAATCGGTGGCCGTCGAGGAAAACCCGAACCGATCTGCAGCCTCCGAGAGGGCGGTTTCGTCCCGTCCGACGAGGACACTGCGTTCGATCGCTGGCGCGTCCGGGAAGAACATCGGCAGCCGCGCCATGGCGTTCGCGTGTGCGTTACCCATAAACCGATAGCCGAGCACGCCGACCTCGAGCGTCATGGGAGGACGCACGCCGGGCAGAAAGTTAGGCGTTGGCCCGACGTGGACGATGGGGTCGCCGGAATCGCGAAACGTCGTGACCCACGAATCATCGGGGCCGATGCGTCACCGTGGTCGGTGAGTCGACGTGATCGGTCGCCTACACACGAACCGCTCGGAATCGCAGCCGTCGGTAGTCCGCCGTCCATGTCTCCTCCTCGGGATCGTAGAGGCTCGACTCGAGTTCGGATTCGACGTCGTCGATCACCGCCGCCTGTTCGTCCTCGGAACACGCCGCGAAGAAGCTGTCACCGAACATCCCGAGCCAGTTCTGGAGCCCTCCCTCGCCATCCTCGAGTTCAGTGGGTCGATCGAAGAGGCGTGCGAACCGAACTTCGAAGCCGTGAGACTCGAGGCGACCGGCGTACTCGCCGATGCTCGGGAAGTACCACGGGTTGGCCGCGTCGTACCCGCGCTCCTCGAGTGCATCCATCGTCGCCTCGACGATTCGCTCGACGTTCCTGGCCCCGCCGAGTTCGGCGACGAACCGGCCACCCGGTCGGAGCGCGTCTCGAACGGACGCGAGCACGTCGTCCTGGTCCTCGTCGTCGATCCAGTGCAAGGCCGCGTTCGAGAAGACAGCGTCGACGGGCTCCTCGACCGTCAGCTCTCGCGCGTCGACCCGTCGGAACGTCGGACTCGCGTGGGCGTCTCGCGCTCGTTCGATCATCTCGGGTGCAGCGTCGACGCCGACCGCCTCGGCTCCGGTCGCCGCGATCCGGTCGGTCAGGTGGCCCGTTCCGCACCCGAGGTCGAGGATTCGTTCGTCTGGATTCGGCTCGAGAAGCTCGAGGACGTCGGATCCGTACTCGTGGACGAACGAGTGGTTTCCGTCGTACTCGTCAGCGTCCCACCGGTTCGAAACTGTGGGCTCTTCGGTCATACCACTGGTACTCGCTCACACGGTCGAGAAGTTTCCGGTTGGCGTCTCCCCCTCGAGAGGGCGGATTCTCCGAGGGCCCGCCCGCCTACTCGAAGCCGCCGCAGTGGACGATCTCCTCGAGGGGCTTCCGGTCGCTCGGCACCTCGCGGTCTTGTACTTCCTCGGGCAACGTCTCGGGCGGCGCGCGCTCGCCGATCGCGGCCATCGCCTCGACCTCGTACTCCTCGGGAACGTCGAGTTCCTCGGCGGCGCGCTCGTAATCGAAGCCGGCCATCCCGTGCACGACGAGTCCGCGGCGCGCGCCCTCGAGCGCGAGGTTCTGCCAGGCTGCACCGGTGTCGAAGGAGTGGACCGGTGCAGGTTCGTCGTTGTGATCGAACGTCGTCTTCGAGACGATCACGACGAGAACGCCGGCGTCCGTCGCCCACTGGTTGCCGTCGAAGAGCAAGTCGACGAACGTCTCCCACTCGTCGTCCTCGGGCGTCGCGTAGAGGAACCGCCAGTGTTGATTGTTGTACGCGGAGGGTGCCCAGCGAGCGGCTTCGAAGAGTGGGAGGAACTCGTCGTCCGCAAGGGGCTCACCGGTCATCGCGCGTGGCGACCAGCGGTTGACGAACAGCGGGTCGATTTCGTGATCGGGGTCGCGATGTTCGGCGACTTCCTCGTCGAGTTCGCGGTTCCGAACGGTTTCTTGCATCGTTTAATCGAACGACCTCGATCCTCCTGTACGTTTCCGGACAGCCCGGTTACCAGGTGACGATCGTGTCTCCGACTCGTGTTCACGCGTATCGTGGTACGACCTCCTTCTTGACGGTTGATACGAAGGTGAGTCGAGCTATCGACCGTTCACCATCCTCGCTCGAAGCGGGTTCGCCAGACGAATCGAGGCGATAGCCGACCGACCTTCGCGCCACGCACGCCGTTATTTTTCCCAGTCGATCGCGTCCGTTCGCTCCGCCTGCCGAAGGATGAACGGCCCGAGCGAACCGGTTCGTTTCGAGATGGTCGCAATGCGCAGGACGTAGGCCGCGAGGAGGAAAAACGGCACGAGCGTGATCGTCGTACTGGCACTGACGACCCACACCATGTTGTCCACGCCGAGGATCGTTCCGGGAACGGAGTCCGGCTCGAGATACAACACCGTCGCCGTCGCGACGACGACACCCGGCAGCCCGGCGTACAGTATCGACCGGGTGAGGTGAACGAGCTCCCACTGGAAGTACAGCGACTTGAAGTGCTCGAGGGCCGGGCCGAACAGCCCCAACACGTCGATCAGTTCGTCGAAGGTCTCGAGTTCGTCGTCGCCGAGGCTATCCTCGTGTTCGTGTCGAAGCCGTCGCACCGCGTAGATCTTCCACGAGTAGTTGTAGTTCAACCCCGATCGCAGGACGCCGAATTCGCCGAACTCGGAGGTCTCGAGCTGGGAATCGATCTCCTCGGAGTTTCGACGGACGTTCTCGACCAGTCGGTCGGTTCGACTCCGGAGGGTCTCGTCGGGGTTGTCGGCGACGGCTTCCTGAAGCGCCTCGGCCCGTCCGGCGCTCGTCTGGACGAGCGCCTGCAGGAACTGGGAGGGATCGGGCGGACCGACCGTTCCGAACAGTTCCTCGACGCTGCGTCGGTACTCCATCGCCTCGTTCATCCACGCCTGCTGGTCGCCCAGCCGACCGAGTTCCTGCGAGAGCACCAGCTGGTTGATCGAGACGACGAGCGTCACGCCGGTGAGTATTCCGGCGATAAGCGCCTGAAACACCGTATCTACCGGCGATCCGTTCGCCATCATCTCCCGAAGCGGCAGAGCGAGTGCGCCGAGTCCGACAAGCGCCACGAAGGTCGCGGCCGAGAGGAGTCCCGCGAGCAGCCACCGGTTCGAATCGAGCAAGAGCCAGTGTGCGATCCGACTCTCGCCGGTTCGCCCTCGGAGGGTGTCCGTCGATAGCGGGTTTTCCATACCGATCGGTCACTCTCCGACGGAAAAGCGGTTGAGCTTGTGAGTGTAACTCCGCGAGAGCCAACACGGTTCGGTTCAGTCCGCAAAAAGACGGATTCGACTGGATCGCGTCGTCAGTCGTCAGTCGTCGGCAGGCGCGGGCGCGCCGCGCTCGACGTCGATCTCTCCGGCGTCGAGTTTCTCCTCGACGTTTCGGGCGGCTTCGACCATGTTCGCCATCTTCCCGTAGGCGACTTCACGCGGAAGCAGTTTCACGCCACAGTCAGGCGAGAGGACGAGTTGTTCCGGCGGAACGATCTCGAGACCCTTCAGGATGTTCTGTTCGATCTGCTCGACGGATTCGGCTTCGCCGACGTGGACGTCGGTGACGCCCAGCGCGAGGTCCTTCGTGAACTCGGGGTCTTTGAAGACGTCGAGTTGGTCGTAGTCGCCGTTGGCGAGTTCGAGGTCGAACTCGTCGACCGGGAACTCGAGGATCTCGGGGTAGATTCGCGAGTAGTCGCCGTAACAGACGTGCAGGCCGATTCGGACGTCCTCGGGGATGTCCTCGACGATGTGCTCGAGCGCCTCGCCGACGATGGCGTGGTCGTCCGGCGTGGTCGCGAGCGCCGGCTCGTCGATCTGGATGTAGCGCGCGCCGGCGTCGACGAGTTTCTCGATCTCTTCGTTGACGAGGTCCGCGAGCGCGTACGCGAGTTCGGCGTCGTCCTCGTAGGCCTCGTTGAACGACCAGCTCGCGAGCGTGTACGGGCCGGTGATCGGGACCTTGACGGGGCGATCGGTCGCGCTCGCGGTGAACTTGTACTCGTCGACGAGCCAGTTTTCGTCGTACTCGACTTCGCTGACGACGGAGGGCTTGTCGAAGTAGTTGTGTCCCCAGACTTTGACCGGGCCGTTGAACTCGTAGCCCTCGATGCGGTGGGCGAAGAACTCGACCATCTCGTTGCGGCGCATCTCGCCGTCGACGACGACGTCGAGGCCTGCACGCTCGTGTTCTTGCGTGATGAGGCGGGCGGCGTCGTCTTTGGCCTCGTCGTAGTCGCCGTCGTCGAAGCCGTGATCCGGGTCCTCGTAGAGTTCTTTCGCGCGGTTGAGCCACTTCGGCTTCGGATAGCTGCCGACGACGGTCGTCAGCAGGAAGTGGTCGTTGTCGTGATCGTCGGGTCGGAACTGGTTCTTGTTCTCGTTGCTCATAGTGCTTTCACCTCCGCGAGGTCCGCGGCTTCTGCAAGGACGGCGAGTTTCTCCTCGTACTTGGCGTACGGCAGGTAGAACGTCTCCGTATTCGTGGTCAGGTAAACCGTCTCGAAGTCGGTGACCTGCAGTTGGTCTTCGACCCACTGGACGCGCTCGCGAATCGCTTCCGCGTCCTCGACGAGCGTACTCTGCCCGTCTGCGAGGCCGAGGGAGACGTCGTCCGTCGCGCCGTACTCCTGAATGTTGTAGATGTTGTCGTCCTGATTCGCGACGAAGTCGAAGCCGACCGCGTCGATATCGGCGTCGAGCAGGTGGGCGTAGACTTTCTCCTCGAGTGCGCCCCAGTAGGGCTGGACGACGACGTCAGCGTCCGTGGCGCTCGCGACCTGATCGATCGCTTCGCTTGCGCGTTCGTCCTGACCGTCTTCCGGCGCGGACTCGACGAGCGACGGCTCGAGCAAGAACAGCGTCTCGTGGTCCGGGAAGGCGTCGACTTCGCCCGCAAGGAAGTCAGCGACCGCACCGAGGAACTCGGCGTCGTCGCCGTAGTGGTCGTCGGTAGCGAGGTCGGCGAGCGAGTACGGGCCGGGGAGGACGGCCTGCAGGTCGTCGCCGTCGACGAGTTCGCTCGCTGCCTCGAGTTCGTCCGCGACGTCGCCGGAGAAGTCGAGGTCGCCGCTCACGACGGGGTCGCGATAGAAGTTGTTGTTGTCGTAGTAGCGGACGATGCCCTCCGTCTCGACAGCGTCGTGGACGGCGAGAGGGTGTGCGAGCATGTCGTCCCAGCGAAGTTGGCCCTCCACGATTCGGTCGAGTCCGGCCTCCTGTTGGCCCTCGAGCACCTCTTCGCGGGCGTCCTGGTAGGCCGTCGCAATCTCCCCACCTTCCTCACCGCTGATGAGGTCGTGTTTCTGGTGTCCCTTCAGATCCGAGAGGTCGTCTTTCGCCCAGTCGGGGAGCGGAAAGAGCCCCGGCGTGGTCGAAACGTACTCAGTCATCGTACTCGCAGCTAGGCTATACCGACGCTTAATATTTTCCATCCATACTAATACACACCAGTAATTTCCACAGCCTTCTGCCGATCACCCATTCCTGTTTGTGAGCCACTCACACCCACGTATATGGGAGAATTTACGGCACGTACGCACTCTCTCCAAAACGAACTCGTTACTCGAGTGCGAGCAGCGCGTGCACGTCGTCCTCGACTTCTGCAACGACGTAGATGCTGCCGTCGTCGAGTATCGGCCCAGCGCCGACGCGACCCGCAAACTCTCGATCGAACCGAACGGCTGGGCCACCCTCTG includes:
- a CDS encoding Gfo/Idh/MocA family protein translates to MTLEVGVLGYRFMGNAHANAMARLPMFFPDAPAIERSVLVGRDETALSEAADRFGFSSTATDWADVVDEVDVFYNLGPNHVHAEPSIAALEAGTPVFCEKPLAPTLERAESMADAAREAGEDVPAGCAFNYRFVPAIQYAKELLEAGELGEIRHVRGRYLQDWLVDPDAPWSWRNDEELAGSGALGDLGSHTVDLLRFLVGSDDLAGEIERVSGQLQTFVDERPVPGEEEETRPVTVDDAYTGQLEFASGATGVLEGTRVAAGHKNDHTVEIHGSEGSLRFSLERLNELEILRDDENRGYETVLITDEDDPYVDHWWPPGHVLGWEHTFVHENYEFLRAVAEGNRFEPSFEDGLAAQRVLDAVERSDERGEWITLE
- a CDS encoding class I SAM-dependent methyltransferase — protein: MTEEPTVSNRWDADEYDGNHSFVHEYGSDVLELLEPNPDERILDLGCGTGHLTDRIAATGAEAVGVDAAPEMIERARDAHASPTFRRVDARELTVEEPVDAVFSNAALHWIDDEDQDDVLASVRDALRPGGRFVAELGGARNVERIVEATMDALEERGYDAANPWYFPSIGEYAGRLESHGFEVRFARLFDRPTELEDGEGGLQNWLGMFGDSFFAACSEDEQAAVIDDVESELESSLYDPEEETWTADYRRLRFRAVRV
- a CDS encoding nitroreductase family protein; amino-acid sequence: MQETVRNRELDEEVAEHRDPDHEIDPLFVNRWSPRAMTGEPLADDEFLPLFEAARWAPSAYNNQHWRFLYATPEDDEWETFVDLLFDGNQWATDAGVLVVIVSKTTFDHNDEPAPVHSFDTGAAWQNLALEGARRGLVVHGMAGFDYERAAEELDVPEEYEVEAMAAIGERAPPETLPEEVQDREVPSDRKPLEEIVHCGGFE
- a CDS encoding methionine synthase, which gives rise to MSNENKNQFRPDDHDNDHFLLTTVVGSYPKPKWLNRAKELYEDPDHGFDDGDYDEAKDDAARLITQEHERAGLDVVVDGEMRRNEMVEFFAHRIEGYEFNGPVKVWGHNYFDKPSVVSEVEYDENWLVDEYKFTASATDRPVKVPITGPYTLASWSFNEAYEDDAELAYALADLVNEEIEKLVDAGARYIQIDEPALATTPDDHAIVGEALEHIVEDIPEDVRIGLHVCYGDYSRIYPEILEFPVDEFDLELANGDYDQLDVFKDPEFTKDLALGVTDVHVGEAESVEQIEQNILKGLEIVPPEQLVLSPDCGVKLLPREVAYGKMANMVEAARNVEEKLDAGEIDVERGAPAPADD
- a CDS encoding 5-methyltetrahydropteroyltriglutamate--homocysteine methyltransferase, with the protein product MTEYVSTTPGLFPLPDWAKDDLSDLKGHQKHDLISGEEGGEIATAYQDAREEVLEGQQEAGLDRIVEGQLRWDDMLAHPLAVHDAVETEGIVRYYDNNNFYRDPVVSGDLDFSGDVADELEAASELVDGDDLQAVLPGPYSLADLATDDHYGDDAEFLGAVADFLAGEVDAFPDHETLFLLEPSLVESAPEDGQDERASEAIDQVASATDADVVVQPYWGALEEKVYAHLLDADIDAVGFDFVANQDDNIYNIQEYGATDDVSLGLADGQSTLVEDAEAIRERVQWVEDQLQVTDFETVYLTTNTETFYLPYAKYEEKLAVLAEAADLAEVKAL